In Arthrobacter sp. CJ23, the genomic window ACAGCAGCACATCGTTGCCGGGGTATGGGAACCAGAGTTGGTTCCGGTACATTCCGCCCGGCATCCTGTTATCGCCAGGGCTGTACAGGAATGCTTCCCGGGTATCGGTGTCGCCCTGCAGTGTCTCAGTAACCCAAGTCGGTGAAAGCACTTGCTCACCGGTAAGGGACAGACCGCCGTTGAGGAACAGCGCCCCAAAACGGAGCAGGTCCCGAAGACAGGAGTTGATCCCGCCGTCGAACATGCCGGTGCCGACCTGGTCGGTGCCGATGGTGGCGTCGGACTCCGCACCGATCCTGGACCACAGGAGCCTGGACATGAGCGCGGGCATGGGTTCGCCGCCGGCTGCTTCACAGACCCAACCCAGCACGTCGGTTTCGCAGGACCGGTATTCGAAGGCTCCGCCGTGGAAGGTCTTCTGTTGCAGGGTCTGCAGGTACCCGTACATGGTGGAGGGTAGCCCGGGATCGATCCGGGGTGCCCAACCGATGGCTTCCTCCAGGCGCCGCACCTCGGCGAAGGGGTCCAGGTAGTTCTCTGAGAATGCGATACCGGAGCGCATGTCCAGCAAGTGCCGGACGGTGGCGCCGGCGTACCCGGAGCCGAGGAGCGCGGGAACGTATGTGGTTATGGGTGCGTCGACGTCGATAAGACCAGCGTCGGAAAGGGCACCGGCAACGGCCCCAACGAGGGATTTGCTCACCGACATCAGCAAGTGCGATGAGACAGCTGTCATCTCGCCGAAGTATTCCTCCACTACCAGCTTTCCCCGGTGCATGACGGCCCAGCCATCGGTGTCGGTGGCATCGATCACCTGCCGGAGGGTCGCCGCGGTTCCACCTGCCACAAGAATGATCGGAATGCTGTCAAGGTCCGCGGGTTCCGGCTCCAGCGCCGCGACCGGTCCGGTTCCCCGGGAGATGGCCGCCGTGGGCAGGAACTCGGCGATGTGTTGGAAACTCCAGCGCAAGTGCTGGGAGGATTGCCAGTTTTGCAGGTCCATACCTTCCGGAAAACCACCACCAGCGTTGCTGGATAGGCTCTCTCCTGATCTGATTGCCACGTCCTCAGCAGAACTTATCACTGGGACTTCACCCCTTGCGCTTGTTTCGGATCCTCTGCGTTTGTCAGCGGAACACCGAGGTAGCCGGCGCGGATCGAATCGATGAGGTGGCGGGCGCGGATGGACAGGACTGTCTTCCCGACGACGTCACGCTGCAGGCGACCCTTGGTGACCAGAACGCCCAGGTCGGCGCCCTTCCAGCGGTAGTCTCCGGGCCCGTAGATGCGCAGGAAGAAGGCTTCAGTGTCGTTTTGCAGCTGGTGCCAGTCAAGCGCAGCACGTCGGAACACAAGGGCGCCGGTTGCATCGAGGTAGTACTGGCCAGTGTGGGGGGTTTCCACGAGTTGTTCGACCACGGGGGAGGTTTCCTTGATGATCATCTGGCTCCAGACGTCGCCGCCAGCCAGGTTCTCCCAGCGCTGGTTGATTTCATCCACATCCAGTTCGTACTCGACGTCCATGTATTCGAGCAGGTGGAAGAGGAAGAGCGGAACATCGGCGTAGGCGCCGGCTGTGACGTTGGTGATCGCGGAGGCGCCGCTGATCCGCGGGTTCAGTTCCCCTAGGTACACCTCGTTTTCGTCGGTGTCGATGAGTACGTCGACTTCGAAAAAGCCACGGTAGCCTTCCTGGCCGAGCCGATCGCCCAGACGACGTACCAATTCGGTGGCCTTCCCGCGCTGTGCCGCGCTCAACACTTCGGGGTGCATTTCATTGCCGCACCAGCCGCCCCTGTATGGGGTGAGCTCGGAGTATCCGGTTAGTTCGGTCAGGAACGGTCCGACGATGGTGCCGCAGCGTGTGATGACTGCCTCGACGGCGACAGGAAGGTTGTTGATCCGGCGCATGACCTTCAGGTCTTGGCCCACTATGTCGTCTTTGTGCTTGTCCCAGTCGGATTCGGAAGTGATAAAGAAGGTCGTCTTTCCCGAGTCCCCGTAGGGTGTCTGCACCACAAGGTCTTCGCCCAGGCCAGCGGCCTTGGCAGCGTCCAACAGTTCGTCCCAGTCGTCGGCCGTGGTCAGGACGTTGGGTACGCTTGGGGCGCCCGCTTCGTTGCCGATCTGTGTGGTGACGATTTTTGAATCGAGGCGCTCCCGAAGGCTGGCCGGTGGAAGGATCAGGTCATAGCCGAGCTCGGCGCAAATGGCTTCGGTTTCCTCGTTGAAGAAGACCATCGCAACTTTCGGACGGACGCCGGGGTGGAGGCCACGAGCCATGTGAGCCCGTACCTCGGCGTTGTTGAGCAGCCAGTTGTTGATGGCCTCTCCATCTTCAAACTCCTGGTAAGGCTTGTATGCCGGAGAGAACACCTTGGGGTGCGCCCCGTCCCAAGCGTCGTAGTACGTGACGTAGGAGAAATTCCTCACCCACCTGTCCAGGCCGAGCAGGTTGAACGGTGTGGCGCCGATGAAGAACACCGGAACATCATTGGTGCGGAAGAAGTGCCGTATCTCGGAAATGTTCCGCAAACCACCCCCACCGGCGGGCCTCGGCAGCGCATCAGCGAACGCCGCATCGGTGCCGACACTGACCTCAGGAACATCTTCCGATGCCACCGGCGATAGTACGGGAGTTTTGGGGTTCGGCTTTGCCGGCTTCGGGCCGTTCCCAGCGGGCTTGCCTGTGGGCGTGCGGCGATTCTGGACCATGGTGCTATACCTCCGGGGTGTTGTGATTGAAGTTTCTGTGTGTCTGTGTGAAAGTCGGACGTCTTTTGATGGACGGTGGCCGAGTATTCCCCGAGTACCAGGTGGAGGACACCCACGGGATCCCCCGGGGCCCAGCCTGGTCCAATCCTGAATTACTTCTTTGGCGGCGGGGTCAGTTCGTGCTTTTGGCATTGCTTTCAT contains:
- a CDS encoding serine hydrolase, producing the protein MDLQNWQSSQHLRWSFQHIAEFLPTAAISRGTGPVAALEPEPADLDSIPIILVAGGTAATLRQVIDATDTDGWAVMHRGKLVVEEYFGEMTAVSSHLLMSVSKSLVGAVAGALSDAGLIDVDAPITTYVPALLGSGYAGATVRHLLDMRSGIAFSENYLDPFAEVRRLEEAIGWAPRIDPGLPSTMYGYLQTLQQKTFHGGAFEYRSCETDVLGWVCEAAGGEPMPALMSRLLWSRIGAESDATIGTDQVGTGMFDGGINSCLRDLLRFGALFLNGGLSLTGEQVLSPTWVTETLQGDTDTREAFLYSPGDNRMPGGMYRNQLWFPYPGNDVLLCLGIHGQMIYINRPAGLVAAKLSSWPLPQDAAKLFSTIGAFDAIAAALAGSAG
- a CDS encoding biotin carboxylase, which codes for MASEDVPEVSVGTDAAFADALPRPAGGGGLRNISEIRHFFRTNDVPVFFIGATPFNLLGLDRWVRNFSYVTYYDAWDGAHPKVFSPAYKPYQEFEDGEAINNWLLNNAEVRAHMARGLHPGVRPKVAMVFFNEETEAICAELGYDLILPPASLRERLDSKIVTTQIGNEAGAPSVPNVLTTADDWDELLDAAKAAGLGEDLVVQTPYGDSGKTTFFITSESDWDKHKDDIVGQDLKVMRRINNLPVAVEAVITRCGTIVGPFLTELTGYSELTPYRGGWCGNEMHPEVLSAAQRGKATELVRRLGDRLGQEGYRGFFEVDVLIDTDENEVYLGELNPRISGASAITNVTAGAYADVPLFLFHLLEYMDVEYELDVDEINQRWENLAGGDVWSQMIIKETSPVVEQLVETPHTGQYYLDATGALVFRRAALDWHQLQNDTEAFFLRIYGPGDYRWKGADLGVLVTKGRLQRDVVGKTVLSIRARHLIDSIRAGYLGVPLTNAEDPKQAQGVKSQ